The nucleotide window GTGATCAAAACGCTGCGCCTGCTGCAGTGCTTTCCAGTCGCTAAGGCGCGTGACCTTGCCTTCACGGTAGGTGGCGGTGCCATAAATCTGCCCGCTGTAGCGCTCGTCAACAATCTCCACGCCGATCGCCAGTGCGCCATCAACGCCCAGACGCTCGGCAATCGGCACCGCCAGATGATCGCCACTGGCAGTAATAATCACCACTTTATCGCCGCGCTGCTGATGCCAGCGGATGCGCTCGCGCGCTGCCGGAAAAACGCGTGGCAAAATATCGCGATGGATAAAACGCCGCACCCAGCCGGCGACCGTCAGCGTAGCCATGCCGGCCAGCGGGGCCAGCGTGGTGGTCATGTACTCTTCAATTGACAGGTTGCCGGCGTGATACTGCCTCATTAACGCCTGCTCTTCCGCAATCAGGGCTTCGGGGGCAAATCCCTGAGAGACCAGCCAGCGCAGCCAGAGGCTGGTGCTGTCTTCACAAATCAGGGTTTCGTCCAGATCGAAAACGGCTAAGTCCATCGTGGTTCTCCTCAGGCTGACTGGCATCAGGTTAGCGGAATTTTGTGACGGGCTTAACCGATCGGCGCAAATTCAGAATTTCACGCAATGTTGATCTGCGCTGGAGTCTGCTTAACTGGCAGCGCAGCGGCGTCCATGCCAGGGTAACTCTACCAAACTCTAAAAAACTTTACGGTAAGACGGTTTTTTTCGCTGTCATGACACGTTAGCGTTGGGCAGGACACCCCTTGCCGGCACAACACCCTGATTTAACAAGGACAATCTGGTCACGCTCATGAGAAAAAACACGCTGATACCCGCGTGGCGGCCGCTGGCTGCCACCTCGCTTCTGTTAATGCTTATCCCTGCCGCTTCACAGGCCGAACAGGCCCCTGCCGCGCCGCAAATTGATGCCAAAGCCTGGATACTGATGGATTACAACAGCGGGAAAGTGCTGGCGGAATCCAATGCCGATCAGCGGCTCGACCCCGCCAGCCTGACCAAAATGATGACCAGCTACGTGGTAGGGCAGGCGCTGAAATCCGGCAAAATCACCAATGATGACATGGTCACCATTGGTCAGGACGCCTGGGCTACCGGTAACCCGAAACTGCGCGGCTCGTCGCTGATGTTCCTGAAACCGGGCGATCGCATTCCGGTGTCCGAACTCAATAAAGGCGTGGTGATCCAGTCAGGTAACGATGCCTGTATTGCGCTGGCCGATTACGTTGCCGGCAGCCAGGATGCGTTTATTGGCCTGATGAACAACTATGTAAAAGCCTTTGGTCTGCAGAATACCCATTTTATGACGGTGCACGGGCTGGACGCGGAAGGGCAGTACAGCACGGCGCGCGATATGGCGATCATCGGTCAGCGGCTAATCAGCGACGTGCCGGATGAATACGCCCTGAATAGCGAAAAAGAGTTTACCTTCAACAAAATCAAGCAAATGAACCGCAACCGTCTGCTGTGGAGCAGCAATCTGAAGGTGGATGGCATTAAAACCGGGCACACCTCCGGCGCGGGGAATAACCTGGTGGCCTCGGCAAAAGAGGGCGACATGCGGCTGATCTCGGTGGTACTGGGCGCGCAGACCGATGCGATCCGCTTCCGTGAAAGCGAAAAGCTGCTGACCTGGGGCTTCCGCTTTTATGAAACCGTCACGCCGATTAAATCCGACAAACCTTTCGCGCAGCAGCGCGTCTGGTTCGGGGACAAGAGTCAGGTCAATCTGGGCGTGGCGAAAGATGCGGCTATTACTTTGCCGAAAGGGCAGATGAAAAACCTCAAGGCGAGCTATACGCTCAGCACGCCGCAGCTGGAAGCGCCGCTGAAGAAAGATCAGGTCGTCGGCACCATCGATTTTCAGCTGGATGGCAAAACCATCGAGCAGCGGCCGCTGGTGGCGATGGAAGACGTGCCGGAAGGGGGCTTCATCGGCCGGATCTGGGACTTCATCATGATGAAAATGACCGGCTGGTTCGGCAAGTGGTTCAGCTGAACAGGGCGGCCTGACACCGCAGGCCGCACCGGCGTCAGCCGCGTACCCAGCCCTTTTTAATGGGCATGGCAAACAGGGCTCGATACACCTGATGGGTCAGCGCCAGCATGCGCTGACCGTACAGCTGCCAGGCGAGCTGCGAAGCGAGACAGCCCAGCATGCCGACCAGAAAACCGCCCAGCATATCCAGCGGCCAGTGCACGCCCAGATAGACGCGTGACCAGGCAATGGCGCTGCCGACGGCCAGTAAAATTATCCCGGACCAGCGGCGATGCCAGCACAGAAACGCCAGCGCAAAGGTAAAAATAGTGGTGCCGTGATCGCTCGGGTAGGAGTCATCCGCCGCATGGGACAGGAACTGATGGCCGAAGCCGATGGCAAACGGACGCGGATGCGGCAGCAGCTGTCCCACACACCAGGAGATCGCCAGCGCATAGAGCAGCGCCATGCCGGTTTTCAGCACGAGTGCCCGCTGCGACGGCAGCTGCGCGTGCGGCCCCCACAGCCAGAGCGCCACGATCAGCAGCGGCACAATCGCAATCAGATCTTTGGCGATAAACGTCGCCAGGCTCAGCAGCCAGGCCGGTGAATCCGGCGTGGCATTGATCCATAAAAACAGGGTGTGGTTAATGGCTTCCATCCCTTTTCCTCATCGTATTCATCCAAAAAGACACACCAGCAAAAATCAGCACCTGACTCAGCCACACCCACCAGCCGGCCCACAGATTGTGGGAAAAGAAGTGCGCGCCGCGCATGACCTGGCCGTAGCCCATCAGCAGTCCGGTCAGCATCCCAATCAGCAGCGCCAGCAGCGCGCGACGCGGATGTTCCGGCCACCAGAGGAAAAACAGCGCCATCAGTGCAAAGCCGCTGGAGGCGTGCCCGCCGGGAAAACACTGCCCCGGACCGCTGTTTGCCGGTACGGCATCCAGCAGCACGAAGCTGGCCGCCTTGCCGCCAAACAGCGCCAGATCCCACGGGCAGGAGTGCGCGCTGTGCGCCTTCAGCAGCCCGACAACCAGCGGCCCCAGGCCGAACAGCAGCGCCACCAGCACGCGGCGGCCATTACGCTGGCGAAGGCCGCTTAGCAGCAGCAGCACCGCACCGGCGATGATCGCATCTTTCACCAGCCGGTGGTTGATCAGGTCCAGCCAGCGGTTGTGCTGCAGCGGAAAACGCTGCGTCAGCGGATCAAACCAGCGCTGACTGAGCGCAATATCCAGGCTTTCATGACGTGACCACAGCAGAAACAGCAGGCCAAAAATTGCCAGTAAAATAAGGTTGGTAGCGTAAAAGCGCGGCGATAAAGAATAAATAGTCGTGCTCTTAATGTTATTGCGGGTTGCCGGATTGTTTAACTTTGATGAAAGTTGCATGAAAAGTCGGAGATAGCGAAACCAGAGCAGCAGGGTCGCAATCTTCGCTTAGGAGAACCTTAAGCGGCGGGCTGCGGACATAAAAAAACCCGTCAGCATAAACGCTGGCGGGCTCCTCAATTTGGGGATTTCAAAGAAAAGCAGTGGCACATATTCAGACTGCATGCCGGTGAATAAGTTCTGAACGGCAGAAAAATATTTTCAGAACGGCAAAAGCGGCCAGATAATAACGATAAGCGTACCGGCCAGCGTCAGTAACACGTTGGCAATGGCATAGGTGCCGGCATAGCCCAGCGCCGGGATGCTGCTGCGAGCGGTATCGCTGATGATCTCCATCGCCGGTGCGCAGGTGCGCGCGCCCATGATGGCACCGAACAGCAGCGCACGGTTCATTTTCAGCACATAGGCGCCAAACAGATAGCAGATCACCACCGGCAGCAGGCTGACCAGCAAGCCGCTCAGCAGCATCAGCGCGCCGGCGCTGCCCAGCCCGTGCTGCAGGCCACTGCCGGCGCTGAGACCGACACCGGCCATAAACACCATCAGCCCAAACTCTTTCACCATGGTCAGCGCGCCCTGCGGAATATAGCCAAAGGTCGGGTGGTTGGCGCGCAGGAAGCCGAGCATGATGCCGGCAAACAGCAGACCGGCCGCGTTGCCGATGCCAAAGCTGAAATTGCTGAACTGGAAGGTGATCATGCCGATCATCAGGCCAATGATAAAGAAGGCGCAGAACGCCAGCAGATCGGTCATCTGGCTGTGAATGGCAATAAAGCCAATGCGGTCAGCCAGGGTTTTCACCCGGCGCGCTTCACCGCTAACCTGCAGCACATCGCCTTTATTCAGCATGATGCTGTCATCAATGGGCATCTCAATCTGGCTGCGAATCACGCGGTTCAGGAAACAGCCGTGATCGGTCAGTTTCAGATGACTGAGGCGTTTATTCACCGCGTTGTGATTTTTCACCACAATCTCTTCCGTCACGATGCGCATGTCCAGCAGATCGCGGTCAAACACCTCTTTGCCGTTACGAAAGCTGGCATCCAGCCGCGCATGGGCGTCCGGATACCCCACCAGCGAAATCTCATCGCCCAGCTGCAGCACGGCATCACCATCCGGACTGGCGAGGATACCGTTGCGGCGCAGACGTTCGATATAGCAGCCGGTCTGGCGATGAATGCCCAGTTCGCGCAGGTTTTTACCGCCGCTCCACGCCACCAGCTCCGGGCCTACGCGGTAGGCGCGGATCACCGGCAGAAAAACTTTGCGCTGGCTGTCGGCATCCAGGCCGCGCTCGCGCGCAATTTGCTGGGCGCAGGTGGGCAGATCCTGATGCTGCAGGCGTGGCAAATAGCGCGCGCCAAAAATCAGGCTGACCAGACCAATCAGGTAGGTCAGTGCGTAACCCAGGCTGAGATTATCCTGCATGCGGCTCAGCAGCGGCGCGTCGCTGATGCTCTGCCGCAGCGTATCGCCGGCACCGACCAGCACCGGCGTGGAGGTCATAGAGCCGGCCAGCATACCGGCCGTCAGGCCAATGTCCCAGCCAAACACTTTACCCAGCGTCAGGGCAATCAGCAGGGCACTTACCACCATCACAATGGCCAGAAAGAAGTAGTTTTTACCGTCGCGGAAAAAGATAGAGAAAAAGTTAGGACCGGCTTCTGTGCCCACACAAAAAATAAACAGCATAAAGCCAAGGCTCAGCGCGTCGGTATTTATGGCGAAATGTTGCTGACCCAGAATCAGGGAAACCACCAGCACACCAATAGAATTACCCAGCTGAACCGAGCCAAGACGTAATTTCCCCAGGCAGAGCCCGAGCGCTAAAACGACAAATAATAACAGAACGTCATTTCCACTTAACAATTCTGCGACGTTTATGTTCACGGTTTAACTTCTTATTTACTTGTAACAAGTTGATGGGAAGGGATTTTTTCGCTATCTTGTGACGGTCGCCAACGCGCTGACTGCCGACATGGCAGCGACCGAAATCCAGAGCGGCGTTATTCTAATCATAATTAACACCCTCAGCTATCTGCAGTTTTCATTCCTTCTGCCAGCAGCTGTTTCTTTTTATTTCCACGCGTGCATGCCAGGGCCGTTAAAAGTTTCATTATTGTTAACGTCAAAGTTGAGGATAGTTATGTTGCAGCGCAATAATCGCTGGCCAGCATCGGTTCTGGGCGTGATGCTTTATACGCTGGTGTTTATTTTTGCACACCATTTCTGGCTGGCGACCGCCGCGCAGGCGGTACGCGGTCAGCCGGAACTGCTGCTGTTTCTGTTGCCGGGCATGCTGATGGCTTTGCTGCAACCGGAACGGCCGCTGATCGCCACTTTATGGGGCGCGCTGGCGGGCAGCGTGCTGGGTCTGGCCTGGCTGATGCTGGCGGTGCCGATGACGCACAGCGTGCTGCTGGTGGTCGCCTGGGGACTGAGTGCGCTGTTCTGGGCGGGCTGCGGGGCGCTGCTGGTGCGTTTACTGCGGATTATGCTGGCGATGCGTGCTGGCTGATGCGATCAAAAACGGGCCCGCAGGCCCGTTGACTCAGACTTCAACACCCAGATTTTCTTTTGTCCAGGCGGCAAATTCGGTGTAGCCACCGATATGCTGATCGTCGAGGAAGATCTGCGGCACGGTGGAAACCGGCTTGCCGGCACGCGCTTCGAGATCGGCTTTGGTGATGCCGGTCGCCTGAATATCCACGTACTGATAGTTAAAATCGTCACGCTCACTGGTTAACTTCGTCGCTAACTCTTTTGCGCGTACGCAGTAAGGGCAGCTGGAACGGCCAAAAATCACTGCAATCATTGCTTCTCTCCTTCCGCGGCTGTTTTGTGATCGGTCTCACATCACAGCGTGAATAATGCGTCACATCATGCCCGCCCGGAGTGCTTAAGAAAAGCAGAAAATGCCTGTTACTCTGATGCGCGCTGTCTATGTGCCTGACGCGTTGCGCTTTACCGGCATTGACTACACTTGTTCAGCGCCGGAAAAGAAACGCTGCGATCTTCATACAGCGTGAACAATTCAGGTATAACGTGCAGCAAAGCGGACTGAACACGAAGGAGACCTGCTGATGCGTAATCTGGCTCGCTTGCCTCGTGGCGTACTGCTGCTGGAGGCAGCAGGCGTGATGGTGATTATCGTGGCGCTGCTGCTGGTCAACGACTGGCTGGCAGCACCGGCGACCATCGGCCAAAAGCCGCTGGCTACGCTATTGTTTTTTCTCGGCGTTGCGCTGATGCTGCCCGCCGCCTGGCTGATGATGTGGCGGACGGCAAAGGCGATGGCGCCGCAGTTGTTCAGTCAAACCAACAAAAAGAAGTAACCGGAGAGGATTATGACGCCGACAATAGATCTGTTATGCAGCCACCGTTCCATTCGCGCTTTTACTGAGCAGGGGATTGACGACGCCCAGCGCAGCGCGATTATTGCTGCTGCTCAGGCGGCCTCCACCTCCAGCTTTTTACAGTGCTCTTCTATTATTCGCATCACCGATCGGGAAAAACGTGAACAGCTGGTGCAGCTGACCGGCGGCCAGCAGTGGGTGAGTGACGCCGCGGAGTTCTGGGTATTCTGCGCGGATTTTAATCGCCATCTGCAGATCTGCCCCGATGCGCAACTGGGCCGCGCCGAGCAGCTGCTGCTGGGCTGTGTGGATACGGCGCTGATGGCGCAAAACGCCATGGTAGCGGCCGAATCGCTGGGGCTGGGCGGCGTGTTTATTGGTGGTATCCGTAACAGCATTGCGCAGGTGACGGAACTGCTGGAACTGCCGAAGTTCGTGCTGCCGCTGTTTGGCTTCTGCATCGGTCATCCGGACGCGTCACCCGACGTCAAACCGCGTATGCCGCCCGCCATGCTGGTGCACGAAAACCACTATCAGCCGCTGGATAAGGCGGTGCTGGCTGAGTACGATCGGCAGATTACCGCCTACTATCAGCAGCGAGACAGCAATCAGCGGTCTGAAACCTGGAGCCAGTTGATCCAGCGCCTGATCATCAAAGAAACCCGTCCGTTTATGCTGGATTATCTGCATCAGCAGGGCTGGGCCACGCGTTAAGCACAAGGAAACCGCCGATGAAGATGGCCATTCTCACGCGTGATGGATCGCTTTATTCGTGTAAACGGCTGCGCGATGTCGCCGAAGAGCGTGGCCATCAGGTGCAGATCATCGATCCGCTCTCCTGCTATATGAACATCAACTCGGATTCGCCCGCGGTGCACTATCGGGGTGAACCGCTGGGGCATTTCGATGCGGTGATTCCGCGTATTGGCACGGCCACCACCTTTTATGGCACGGCGGTGCTGCGCCAGTTTGAAATGCTGGGCAGCTATCCGCTGAATGAGTCTGTGGCCATCACGCGTGCGCGCGATAAGCTGCGTTCGCTGCAGCTGCTGGCGCGGGAAGGCATTGATATGCCGATTACCGGTTTTGCCTCGTCGCCGGATGATACGCAGGATCTTATCGCGATGGTGGGCGGCGCGCCGCTGGTGGTTAAGCTGGTGGAGGGCACGCAGGGCATTGGTGTGGTGCTGGCAGAGACGCGCCAGGCGGCAGAGAGCGTCATCGATGCGTTTCGTGGCCTGAATGCCCACATTCTGGTGCAGGAGTTCATTAAAGAAGCGCGCGGCCGCGACATCCGCTGTCTGGTGATCGGCAATCAGGTGGTGGCGGCGATTGAACGCGAAGCCAAAGAGGGCGATTTTCGCTCTAATCTGCATCGCGGCGGACAGGCGCGCACCATCAGCATTACCGATCAGGAGCGCGAGATAGCGGTGAAAGCGGCCGGAACGCTGGGACTGGAAGTGGCCGGGGTGGATATTCTGCGCGCCAGCCGGGGGCCGCTGGTGATGGAGGTGAACGCTTCGCCTGGGCTGGAAGGCATTGAAGGCTGCACCGGTTTAAATATTGCCGCCATGATGATCGCCTGGATCGAACAGCATGCCTGCCCCGGTTATCGTCCGAAAACCGGCGGCTGAGCCGCGCTTTTGCGCGGTTTTCGTGGCATCGGCGGCGGTTTTTCCGTAAGCTAAGGCGCTTATTTCGTCACCCCACAGGATATCACGATGGATTCACTGGTCGTTCCTGACATCGACATGCTGCGTCGCTGGCTGGATCAACAAAATATCACCTGGTTCGAATGCGACGCCTGTCAGGCTTTGCATCTGCCGCATATGCAGAATTTTGACGGGGTGTTTGACGCGAAAATCGACCTGGTGGATAACGTAATCCTCTTTTCAGCCCTGGCTGAAGTGAAGCCGACGGCGCTGATCCCGCTGGTGGGCGATCTGTCGCAGATCAACGCCAGCTCACTGACGGTGAAGGCGTTTATCGATATTCAGGATGACAACCTGCCCAAGCTGATTGTGTGTCAGTCCATCAGCATCACGGCCGGCCTGACGTTTGGCCAGTTCGCGCATTTTATGAAGCAGAGCGAAGAGGGCATTTCCATGGTGATCATGGAAGCGTTCGCCAATCATTTACTGATGATGGGTGAAGAAGAAGACCGCACGCCGGTGAGCAGCAGCCACAGCCAGCTGCACTGATTTTCCTGCCTTATCTGACTGCCGCATTTCGCGGCAGTTCTTATTTTAAGCCCACCACTTTTTATTCTGCTTTTTGCCCGGTATTGCCAGATATTTGTTGTGCTTTATGCCACAACTACCAGACCCCATAGCAGAAACATGCATAACTTATCGCTAAAAGGCGTTTTTTAAGCTGGGATCTGGCACGGGGCAATCAGGGGGGCTATTCTTGCGGGGCTGCCTGCTACCTGCAACTCACGCTCAGGTATAGGTTTTTGCTATTAAACTCCCGCTGAATATTGATTCATTGTGTGTCTGTATTTTCACAGCCAACGCAACGACCGGATCGCGTGTATGCAGCGTTGTAATGACCCGCTCAGGAGGACGAAAAACATGATCAACCACAAGAAAAAATGGTTGCCAGGTGTGGTTGCCGGTGTGCTGATGGCTGCGGCCATGGGAACGCAGGCAGAAGACAAAACGCTGCACGTGTATAACTGGTCTGATTATATTGCTGCCGATACGGTGCCGAATTTCGAAAAGCAGACCGGCATTAAAGTGGTCTACGACGTGTTTGACTCCAATGAAGTTCTGGAAGGCAAACTGATGGCCGGTTCCACCGGGTATGACGTCGTGGTGCCTTCTTCCAGCTTCCTTGCGCGCCAGCTGCAATCCGGCGTGTTTCAGGAGCTGGACAAGAGCAAGCTGCCTAATTACAAAAACCTCGATCCGGATCTGATGGCCAAAGTGGCGCAGCACGATCCCGGCAATAAGTATGCTATCCCGTACCTGTGGGGCACCACCGGCATTGGCTATAACATCGATAAAGTGAAAGCCGCCTTAGGTACTGACGCGCCGGTGAACAGCTGGGATCTGGTCATGAAGCCGGAAAACCTGGAAAAACTGAAAAGCTGCGGTGTCTCTTTCCTGGATGCGCCGGAAGAGATTTTCGCCACCGTGCTGAACTATCTGGGTAAAGATCCGAACAGCACCGATGCCAAAGACTACACCGGTGCCGCAACCGATCTGCTGCTGAAGCTGCGTCCGAATATCCGCTACTTCCACTCTTCGCAGTACATCAACGATCTGGCAAACGGCAACATCTGCGTGGCGATTGGCTGGTCAGGTGACATTCTGCAGGCGAAAGACCGTGCGGTAAAAGCCAACAACGGCGTGCACCTGGGTTACAGCGTGCCGAAAGAGGGCGCCCTGGCGTTCTTTGACATGATGGCAATTCCAAAAGACGCCAAAAACCTTGATGCCGCGTATCAGTGGCTGAACTACATCATGGATCCGAAAGTGATCGCCGATGTCTCCAACAAAATGAACTATGCCAACGGCAACAAAGCCTCGCTGCCGCTGATCAATGCCGACGTCCGCAATAACCCGGGTATCTTCCCGACGCCGGAAGCGATGGCGAAGCTGTTTGTGCTCAAGGTCCAGGATCCGAAACTGGATCGTGCGCGCACCCGTGCATGGACTAAAGTAAAAAGTGGTAAGTAATTCGTTCGCAACGAATTAACCCTTTGAAGACGACAACAGAGGCGCGGTGCTGGCCTCTGTTGTGCCATTTTAGCGGCTGGCTGTGCCGCGCTATCCCGCTTAGCGCCGGAGAAACATGAGTGAACGACGCGATTCCCCGCCCACAACATAAAACGGCTAAGGCGTTAACGCCGCTGCTGGAAATTCGCAATCTGACCAAATCTTTTGACGGCCAGCACGCCGTGGATGATGTCAGTCTGACCATTTACAAAGGTGAAATTTTTGCCCTGCTTGGTGCGTCCGGCTGCGGTAAGTCGACGCTGCTGCGCATGCTGGCGGGGTTTGAAATCCCCAGCAGCGGCCAGATTGTGCTGGACGGACAGGACCTGTCACACGTGCCGCCTTATCAGCGGCCAATCAACATGATGTTCCAGTCCTACGCGCTGTTTCCGCACATGACGGTGGAGCAAAACATCGCGTTTGGCCTGAAGCAGGACAAGCTGCCGAAAGGGGAAATCAGCAGCCGCGTGGCGGAGATGCTGGCGCTGGTGCACATGGAAGAGTACGCCAGGCGTAAGCCGCATCAGCTCTCCGGCGGTCAGCGGCAGCGCGTGGCGCTGGCGCGCAGCCTGGCCAAGCGGCCCAAACTGCTGCTGCTGGATGAGCCAATGGGGGCGCTGGATAAAAAACTGCGCGACCGTATGCAGCATGAGGTGGTCGATATTCTCGAGCGCGTCGGCGCAACCTGCGTCATGGTCACGCACGATCAGGAAGAGGCGATGACCATGGCAGGCCGTATCGCCATCATGAATCGCGGCAAGTTTGTGCAGATTGGCGAGCCGGAAGAGATCTATGAGCATCCGACCAGTCGCTACAGCGCCGAGTTTATCGGATCGGTCAACGTGTTCGACGGCCTCCTGCGCGAGCGCCGCGAAGACGGGCTGGTGCTGGATGCGCCGGGCCTGGTGCATCCGCTCAAAGTACAAACCGATGTCTCGGTGGTTGATAACGTGCCGGTGCACGTGGCGCTGCGCCCGGAAAAAGTGATGCTGTGCGACGATGTCCCGGCAGATGGCTGTAACTTTGCCGTGGGTGAGGTGGTGCACATTGCTTATCTTGGCGATCTGTCGATTTACCATGTCCGGCTGCAAAGCGGGCAGATGATCAGCGCACAGCTGCAGAACGCACATCGCTACCGCAAAGGCGCGCCGACCTGGGGTGACGAAGTGCGGCTGTGCTGGGATGCGGACAGCTGTGTGGTCCTGACGGTTTAAGGAGGCGTAATGAGCCAGATTTCTCAACGCAGCCAGCCGCAGGTTGCGGGC belongs to Candidatus Pantoea soli and includes:
- a CDS encoding HAD family hydrolase, whose product is MDLAVFDLDETLICEDSTSLWLRWLVSQGFAPEALIAEEQALMRQYHAGNLSIEEYMTTTLAPLAGMATLTVAGWVRRFIHRDILPRVFPAARERIRWHQQRGDKVVIITASGDHLAVPIAERLGVDGALAIGVEIVDERYSGQIYGTATYREGKVTRLSDWKALQQAQRFDHTWAYSDSMNDLPLLAHADHAWVINPDARLQQEAQQRGWQVCNWVR
- a CDS encoding serine hydrolase; the protein is MLIPAASQAEQAPAAPQIDAKAWILMDYNSGKVLAESNADQRLDPASLTKMMTSYVVGQALKSGKITNDDMVTIGQDAWATGNPKLRGSSLMFLKPGDRIPVSELNKGVVIQSGNDACIALADYVAGSQDAFIGLMNNYVKAFGLQNTHFMTVHGLDAEGQYSTARDMAIIGQRLISDVPDEYALNSEKEFTFNKIKQMNRNRLLWSSNLKVDGIKTGHTSGAGNNLVASAKEGDMRLISVVLGAQTDAIRFRESEKLLTWGFRFYETVTPIKSDKPFAQQRVWFGDKSQVNLGVAKDAAITLPKGQMKNLKASYTLSTPQLEAPLKKDQVVGTIDFQLDGKTIEQRPLVAMEDVPEGGFIGRIWDFIMMKMTGWFGKWFS
- the ybjG gene encoding undecaprenyl-diphosphate phosphatase, which encodes MEAINHTLFLWINATPDSPAWLLSLATFIAKDLIAIVPLLIVALWLWGPHAQLPSQRALVLKTGMALLYALAISWCVGQLLPHPRPFAIGFGHQFLSHAADDSYPSDHGTTIFTFALAFLCWHRRWSGIILLAVGSAIAWSRVYLGVHWPLDMLGGFLVGMLGCLASQLAWQLYGQRMLALTHQVYRALFAMPIKKGWVRG
- a CDS encoding phosphatase PAP2 family protein, which encodes MQLSSKLNNPATRNNIKSTTIYSLSPRFYATNLILLAIFGLLFLLWSRHESLDIALSQRWFDPLTQRFPLQHNRWLDLINHRLVKDAIIAGAVLLLLSGLRQRNGRRVLVALLFGLGPLVVGLLKAHSAHSCPWDLALFGGKAASFVLLDAVPANSGPGQCFPGGHASSGFALMALFFLWWPEHPRRALLALLIGMLTGLLMGYGQVMRGAHFFSHNLWAGWWVWLSQVLIFAGVSFWMNTMRKRDGSH
- a CDS encoding aspartate:alanine antiporter, with translation MNINVAELLSGNDVLLLFVVLALGLCLGKLRLGSVQLGNSIGVLVVSLILGQQHFAINTDALSLGFMLFIFCVGTEAGPNFFSIFFRDGKNYFFLAIVMVVSALLIALTLGKVFGWDIGLTAGMLAGSMTSTPVLVGAGDTLRQSISDAPLLSRMQDNLSLGYALTYLIGLVSLIFGARYLPRLQHQDLPTCAQQIARERGLDADSQRKVFLPVIRAYRVGPELVAWSGGKNLRELGIHRQTGCYIERLRRNGILASPDGDAVLQLGDEISLVGYPDAHARLDASFRNGKEVFDRDLLDMRIVTEEIVVKNHNAVNKRLSHLKLTDHGCFLNRVIRSQIEMPIDDSIMLNKGDVLQVSGEARRVKTLADRIGFIAIHSQMTDLLAFCAFFIIGLMIGMITFQFSNFSFGIGNAAGLLFAGIMLGFLRANHPTFGYIPQGALTMVKEFGLMVFMAGVGLSAGSGLQHGLGSAGALMLLSGLLVSLLPVVICYLFGAYVLKMNRALLFGAIMGARTCAPAMEIISDTARSSIPALGYAGTYAIANVLLTLAGTLIVIIWPLLPF
- the ybjM gene encoding inner membrane protein YbjM encodes the protein MLQRNNRWPASVLGVMLYTLVFIFAHHFWLATAAQAVRGQPELLLFLLPGMLMALLQPERPLIATLWGALAGSVLGLAWLMLAVPMTHSVLLVVAWGLSALFWAGCGALLVRLLRIMLAMRAG
- a CDS encoding GrxA family glutaredoxin encodes the protein MIAVIFGRSSCPYCVRAKELATKLTSERDDFNYQYVDIQATGITKADLEARAGKPVSTVPQIFLDDQHIGGYTEFAAWTKENLGVEV
- a CDS encoding DUF1418 family protein, which produces MRNLARLPRGVLLLEAAGVMVIIVALLLVNDWLAAPATIGQKPLATLLFFLGVALMLPAAWLMMWRTAKAMAPQLFSQTNKKK
- the nfsA gene encoding oxygen-insensitive NADPH nitroreductase; the encoded protein is MTPTIDLLCSHRSIRAFTEQGIDDAQRSAIIAAAQAASTSSFLQCSSIIRITDREKREQLVQLTGGQQWVSDAAEFWVFCADFNRHLQICPDAQLGRAEQLLLGCVDTALMAQNAMVAAESLGLGGVFIGGIRNSIAQVTELLELPKFVLPLFGFCIGHPDASPDVKPRMPPAMLVHENHYQPLDKAVLAEYDRQITAYYQQRDSNQRSETWSQLIQRLIIKETRPFMLDYLHQQGWATR
- the rimK gene encoding 30S ribosomal protein S6--L-glutamate ligase, translating into MKMAILTRDGSLYSCKRLRDVAEERGHQVQIIDPLSCYMNINSDSPAVHYRGEPLGHFDAVIPRIGTATTFYGTAVLRQFEMLGSYPLNESVAITRARDKLRSLQLLAREGIDMPITGFASSPDDTQDLIAMVGGAPLVVKLVEGTQGIGVVLAETRQAAESVIDAFRGLNAHILVQEFIKEARGRDIRCLVIGNQVVAAIEREAKEGDFRSNLHRGGQARTISITDQEREIAVKAAGTLGLEVAGVDILRASRGPLVMEVNASPGLEGIEGCTGLNIAAMMIAWIEQHACPGYRPKTGG
- a CDS encoding YbjN domain-containing protein, translating into MDSLVVPDIDMLRRWLDQQNITWFECDACQALHLPHMQNFDGVFDAKIDLVDNVILFSALAEVKPTALIPLVGDLSQINASSLTVKAFIDIQDDNLPKLIVCQSISITAGLTFGQFAHFMKQSEEGISMVIMEAFANHLLMMGEEEDRTPVSSSHSQLH
- the potF gene encoding spermidine/putrescine ABC transporter substrate-binding protein PotF; its protein translation is MINHKKKWLPGVVAGVLMAAAMGTQAEDKTLHVYNWSDYIAADTVPNFEKQTGIKVVYDVFDSNEVLEGKLMAGSTGYDVVVPSSSFLARQLQSGVFQELDKSKLPNYKNLDPDLMAKVAQHDPGNKYAIPYLWGTTGIGYNIDKVKAALGTDAPVNSWDLVMKPENLEKLKSCGVSFLDAPEEIFATVLNYLGKDPNSTDAKDYTGAATDLLLKLRPNIRYFHSSQYINDLANGNICVAIGWSGDILQAKDRAVKANNGVHLGYSVPKEGALAFFDMMAIPKDAKNLDAAYQWLNYIMDPKVIADVSNKMNYANGNKASLPLINADVRNNPGIFPTPEAMAKLFVLKVQDPKLDRARTRAWTKVKSGK
- the potG gene encoding putrescine ABC transporter ATP-binding subunit PotG, whose amino-acid sequence is MNDAIPRPQHKTAKALTPLLEIRNLTKSFDGQHAVDDVSLTIYKGEIFALLGASGCGKSTLLRMLAGFEIPSSGQIVLDGQDLSHVPPYQRPINMMFQSYALFPHMTVEQNIAFGLKQDKLPKGEISSRVAEMLALVHMEEYARRKPHQLSGGQRQRVALARSLAKRPKLLLLDEPMGALDKKLRDRMQHEVVDILERVGATCVMVTHDQEEAMTMAGRIAIMNRGKFVQIGEPEEIYEHPTSRYSAEFIGSVNVFDGLLRERREDGLVLDAPGLVHPLKVQTDVSVVDNVPVHVALRPEKVMLCDDVPADGCNFAVGEVVHIAYLGDLSIYHVRLQSGQMISAQLQNAHRYRKGAPTWGDEVRLCWDADSCVVLTV